One genomic segment of Pseudomonas fortuita includes these proteins:
- a CDS encoding GlxA family transcriptional regulator, with the protein MGTLKSSPLAPAYPVNDAPPLKVVGFLIIPNFTTIGFASAVETLRMANLAARKTMFQTLIIAADMEPVSASNGMRILPDFSIKDAPKLDMLFVVGPNPIVSDHNTRPILNWLRKLAHDQVPLGGICTGSHLLARANLLTGYRCTIHWEDIEALKERFPGIIISNQLFELDRDRFTSSGGVASMDMILQLIAREPGGRDIASHAAELLLCDRVRGSQERQRVPLRQKLGTSQPKLSQIVTIMEANLEDPMTLEELAELNEISVRQMERLFHKHLQNTPSQYYLELRLTRARQLLLHSESQVRDIALACGFISPAHFSKCYSRFFGVSPIGERKKVVSSLH; encoded by the coding sequence ATGGGTACGTTAAAATCCTCGCCGTTGGCACCGGCATACCCTGTCAATGATGCCCCGCCGCTGAAAGTCGTCGGTTTCCTGATCATTCCCAATTTCACCACCATTGGCTTCGCCTCGGCGGTGGAAACCTTGCGCATGGCCAACCTGGCAGCACGCAAAACCATGTTCCAGACCCTGATCATTGCAGCCGACATGGAGCCAGTGAGTGCCAGTAACGGCATGCGCATCCTGCCCGATTTCAGTATCAAGGATGCCCCAAAGCTGGACATGCTGTTCGTGGTGGGGCCAAACCCGATAGTCTCCGACCACAATACCCGCCCCATCCTCAACTGGCTTCGCAAGTTGGCACATGACCAGGTGCCATTGGGCGGTATTTGCACAGGCAGCCATTTGCTAGCACGCGCCAATCTGCTCACTGGTTATCGGTGTACCATCCACTGGGAAGATATCGAGGCGCTAAAAGAGCGATTTCCCGGCATTATCATTTCCAACCAACTGTTTGAGCTTGACCGTGACCGTTTCACGAGCTCCGGCGGCGTGGCGTCCATGGACATGATCCTACAACTGATTGCCCGAGAACCTGGCGGGCGGGACATTGCCAGTCATGCGGCTGAACTGCTGTTATGTGATCGAGTACGTGGATCGCAAGAGCGCCAGCGCGTGCCTTTGCGGCAAAAGCTCGGCACCTCTCAGCCCAAACTCAGTCAGATTGTTACAATCATGGAAGCCAACCTTGAAGACCCGATGACCTTGGAAGAGCTTGCAGAACTGAATGAGATCTCGGTTCGGCAAATGGAGCGTTTGTTCCACAAGCATCTTCAAAACACACCGAGTCAGTATTACTTGGAACTACGCCTGACACGGGCTAGGCAACTATTGCTACACAGTGAATCCCAAGTGCGTGATATCGCCCTCGCCTGTGGTTTCATTTCGCCAGCACACTTCTCAAAGTGCTACAGTCGTTTCTTTGGTGTCTCACCAATCGGCGAGCGGAAAAAGGTAGTCTCTTCACTTCACTGA
- the gabP gene encoding GABA permease, whose protein sequence is MSSNSTLAPGLKQRHVTMLSIAGAIGAGLFIGSGHAIAAAGPAAILAYIMSGTLVVLVMRMLGEMAVASPDTGSFSTYAERAMGRTAGFTIGWLYWWFWVLVIPIEAIAAAAILHAWFPAIETWEFALVVTGLLTVTNLFSVARYGEFEFWFAMLKVIAVLGFIALGALALTGALPDISVSGVVNLSHEFGGFMPNGMTAVIGAMLTTVFSFMGTEIVTIAAAESKNPSKQITRATNSVVWRMGIFYIVSVFLIISIVPWNDPMLVQVGSYQRALELMNIPHAKMIVDIVVLIAVASCLNSAIYTASRMVYSLSKRGDGPRVLQRTSATGVPVIAVLASTAVGFLTTALNYFAPDEVFSFLLASSGAVALLVYLAIAVSQLVLRNRMDSQGTALDFKMWLFPWLSYLVIFSIISILTMMLVMPGHRMEVVATGALALSIVCVSAIFSSKKSTSATVASKPA, encoded by the coding sequence ATGTCCAGCAACTCAACTCTGGCCCCCGGCCTCAAGCAGCGCCACGTCACCATGTTGTCAATCGCCGGCGCTATTGGCGCCGGCCTCTTCATCGGCTCGGGGCATGCCATTGCTGCAGCCGGTCCTGCGGCAATTCTCGCGTACATCATGTCTGGCACACTGGTCGTTCTGGTCATGCGCATGCTCGGAGAAATGGCGGTGGCCTCGCCAGATACCGGGTCATTCTCCACCTACGCCGAGCGCGCAATGGGACGTACAGCAGGCTTTACCATTGGCTGGCTGTACTGGTGGTTCTGGGTGCTGGTCATTCCAATCGAAGCCATTGCAGCAGCGGCCATTCTGCATGCCTGGTTCCCTGCGATAGAAACCTGGGAATTCGCACTGGTGGTTACCGGTTTGCTGACCGTAACTAACCTGTTCAGTGTGGCGCGCTACGGTGAATTCGAGTTTTGGTTTGCGATGCTCAAGGTTATCGCGGTGCTAGGGTTCATTGCTCTGGGTGCATTGGCACTGACAGGCGCGCTGCCCGATATTTCAGTTAGCGGCGTGGTCAACCTGAGTCATGAGTTTGGTGGTTTCATGCCCAACGGCATGACCGCTGTCATCGGTGCCATGCTCACCACCGTGTTCAGTTTCATGGGTACTGAAATTGTCACCATTGCCGCCGCCGAGTCGAAAAACCCCTCCAAGCAAATCACCCGTGCCACCAATTCCGTGGTGTGGCGAATGGGGATCTTCTACATCGTCTCGGTGTTCCTGATCATCTCCATCGTGCCCTGGAACGACCCCATGCTAGTACAGGTCGGCTCCTATCAACGGGCCCTTGAGCTGATGAACATCCCGCACGCCAAGATGATCGTCGATATCGTCGTGCTGATTGCCGTTGCCAGTTGCCTCAATTCGGCCATCTACACCGCATCGCGCATGGTCTATTCGCTGAGCAAGCGCGGCGACGGTCCTCGCGTTCTGCAGCGCACCTCAGCGACGGGCGTGCCAGTGATTGCAGTGCTAGCCAGCACCGCAGTGGGCTTCTTGACCACAGCACTCAATTACTTCGCTCCCGACGAGGTGTTTTCCTTCCTGCTGGCAAGTTCGGGGGCGGTAGCGCTTCTAGTCTATCTGGCAATCGCTGTTTCGCAATTGGTTCTGCGTAATCGGATGGATAGCCAAGGTACTGCGCTGGACTTCAAGATGTGGCTGTTCCCCTGGCTCAGCTACCTGGTCATCTTCTCCATCATCAGTATCTTGACGATGATGCTGGTGATGCCAGGGCATCGCATGGAAGTGGTGGCAACTGGTGCGCTGGCGCTGTCCATCGTCTGCGTGAGCGCCATTTTCTCGTCTAAAAAGAGCACTTCGGCCACCGTGGCGAGCAAGCCTGCCTGA
- a CDS encoding PucR family transcriptional regulator → MSLTLSEVLNLPGLEDMRVRAGELYLQRRVCWSYVAGNEGITACKMGGELVFISEINYLCDERKLLTLVETGAVLGIAGMVVLTGGPFPQCIPSAVIARAEQLGLSLIEQPSPLKLVFVTHLIDTALMHMTQVRRSRNHILGQLLTGDYPSLAIARQRAAHLQLMLDIPRRLVVLRLSGIETLFERQGLAQGEQLWQATRQSMEDQLEAWGRSRPGTVMVEMPGDLFVLLLADADDLPAALTTLRRQLIGVAGELDMYMGLSSVAEDCGHYRRLLNEARQALNVAQKLRPESGYCDFNELGVLGLLQGVVDRTLIDDFVEKTLGPLFVPGRKHPKVLVHTLDALLKENGNGLKAAQRLGLHRNTINQRIQRIEQLSGKSLDDPLFRMNASIAIMVWHMSIARGKE, encoded by the coding sequence ATGAGCTTGACTCTGAGTGAGGTCCTGAACCTGCCCGGCTTGGAAGACATGAGGGTCCGCGCAGGCGAGCTTTACTTGCAACGGCGAGTATGCTGGTCCTACGTGGCGGGAAATGAGGGTATCACCGCGTGTAAAATGGGCGGCGAACTAGTATTTATTTCGGAAATCAATTACCTATGTGACGAACGCAAGTTACTCACTTTGGTCGAGACTGGTGCTGTGTTGGGTATTGCCGGGATGGTGGTTCTTACTGGAGGCCCGTTTCCCCAGTGCATCCCGTCTGCAGTGATCGCTCGTGCTGAACAGTTGGGATTGTCGCTGATCGAGCAGCCCTCTCCGCTGAAGTTGGTGTTTGTGACCCACCTGATCGATACGGCCCTGATGCATATGACTCAAGTGCGGCGCTCACGTAACCACATTCTCGGCCAGTTGCTGACCGGAGATTACCCGAGTCTGGCCATTGCCCGACAGCGGGCTGCGCATCTGCAACTGATGCTTGATATTCCACGGCGACTGGTCGTGCTGCGCTTGTCAGGTATCGAGACGCTGTTTGAGCGCCAAGGCTTGGCCCAAGGCGAGCAGCTGTGGCAAGCCACTCGCCAGTCCATGGAAGACCAACTTGAAGCCTGGGGTCGCAGCCGCCCGGGAACGGTGATGGTAGAGATGCCGGGCGACCTCTTCGTGCTACTGCTGGCGGATGCCGATGACCTGCCGGCAGCCTTGACCACGTTGCGTCGGCAACTGATCGGAGTGGCAGGGGAGTTGGATATGTACATGGGCCTGTCGAGCGTTGCTGAAGATTGTGGTCATTACCGCCGACTGCTCAACGAAGCGCGCCAGGCGCTGAATGTGGCGCAGAAACTGCGCCCGGAGAGCGGATACTGCGATTTCAACGAGTTGGGCGTGTTGGGTTTGCTGCAGGGGGTAGTCGACCGCACGCTCATCGACGACTTCGTCGAAAAGACACTCGGCCCGTTGTTCGTGCCCGGCCGTAAACACCCTAAAGTACTCGTGCATACCCTCGACGCTTTGCTCAAGGAAAATGGCAACGGGCTCAAGGCTGCCCAGCGCCTGGGACTTCACCGTAACACCATCAATCAACGTATCCAGCGCATCGAACAACTGAGTGGAAAATCCTTGGACGATCCACTTTTTCGTATGAATGCTTCGATCGCTATTATGGTATGGCACATGTCTATCGCCCGAGGTAAGGAATAA